The Agrococcus carbonis sequence GGCTGCAGGTCGAGCGGGCGACGCTCGTCGAGCCGCGCGAGCAGCAGCAGGTCCTCGACGAGGCGGCCCATGCGCTTGGCCTCGCCCTCGATGCGCTCCATCGCGTTCTTGACGTCCTCGGGCTTCGAGATCGCGCCCATGCGGTAGAGCTCGGCGTAGCCGCGCACGGCGACGAGCGGCGTGCGCAGCTCGTGGCTCGCGTCGCCGACGAACTGCCGCATGCGCGCGACCGACTCGTCGCGCTGCTCGATCGCGGCCTCGATGCGATCGAGCATCGTGTTGAGCGAGAGCTGCAGCGAGCCCACCTCGGTGCGCGGGTGCTCGCCCGTGAGCCGGGTGTCGTAGTCGCCGTCGGCGAAGCGCTGCGCCTCGGCCGCGGTCTTGCGCAGCCCCCGCAAGGTCGAGACGGCGAGGATGCGCGTGAGGGCCGCGCCGAGCACGGTCGCGAGCACCGAGAAGCCGGCGAAGACGAGCGTGAAGGTCGCCGTCGCGGACTCGGTCGCCGAGAGGTCGACTGCGACGACCGAGATGAGCAGCTCGCCGGTGCCCTGCACCGTGCTCGGCGCGACGATCGTGCGCCAGCGCGTCTGCCGGTCGATCGAGAGCAGCGTGAAGGCGCCGTCCTCCTCGGCGACCGTCGCGATCGACAGGCCGCTGAGGTCGGGGTTCATGGCGCTCGGCAGCTTGTTGTCGCACAGCATGGTGCCCGCGGCATCCGCGACGCCCAGGTAGTACGTGTTGGGCATGCGCTGCGCGAGGTCGCACTGCTCGGGGGAGTCCGAGCGCGTGACCTCCTCGCTCGTGAAGGCGCGCATCGCCTGCTCGAGCTCGCGGTCGACCTCGGCGGTCTGCGCGTCGCGGATGATCGACAGCGTGCCGACGCCCGCGAGCGCGAGCCCGAGCATCATGACGACGACGATGAGCGCCGTGATCCGCCCGGCCAGCGACATGCGGCCGAGCAGGCGGGCCATGGCCGCGCGCACCTACTTCGGCGACTTCAGCATGTAGCCGAATCCGCGCTTGGTCACGATCATCGGCTCCTCGACGCGATCGTCGATCTTGCGGCGGAGGTAGGAGATGTAGGACTCGACGATGCCCACGTCGCCGTTGAAGTCGTACTCCCACACGTGGTCGAGGATCTGCGCCTTCGAGAGCACGCGGTTGGCGTTGAGCATGAGGTAGCGCAGCAGCTTGAACTCGGTGGGGGAGAGCTCGATCTCCTCGCCCGCGACGCTCACCTCGTGCGTGTCCTGGTTCATCGAGAGCTCGCCGACGTCGATCGTGGCGTCGTCGGTCTCGGCCATCGTGCGGCGGAGGATCGCCTTGATGCGGGCGATGATCTCGTCGAGCGAGAACGGCTTCGTCACGTAGTCGTCGCCGCCGACGGTGAGGCCCGTGATCTTGTCCTCGGTGTCGTCCTTCGCGGTGAGGAACAAGATGGGCGAGGCGAACCCGGATGCGCGGAGGCGCTTGGTGACGCCGAAGCCGCTGATGTCGGGGAGCATCACGTCGAGCAGGATGAGGTCGGGCTCGTCCTCGAGCACGGCCGAGATGGCGGCGGCGCCGTTGGCGACCGCCCGCACGTCGAAGCCGCCGAACCGGAGGCTCGTCGTCAGCAGGTCGCGGATGTGGGGCTCGTCGTCGACGACGAGGATCTTGGCGCTGGGCTCAGTCATGGCTCCAGTCTCTGGTGGTGCGCTGTGCGTTTCCTGAACGCGAGCGGAACGCGTCAGGCCGTGGCGCGGTCGGCGACGCCGAGCTCGTGCTCGTCGAGGATCGTGTAGGCGTAGCCCTGCTCGGCGAGGAAGCGCTGGCGGCCGAGCGCGAACTCCTGGTCGACGGTATCGCGCGCGACGATCGTGTAGAAGCTCGCCGTGCGGCCGCCCTTCGGCCGCAGCAGTCGGCCGAGGCGCTGCGCCTCCTCCTGCCGCGAGCCGAACGAGCCCGACACCTGCACCGCGAGCGACGCATCCGGCAGGTCGACCGAGAAGTTCGCGACCTTCGAGACGACGAGCACGCGCTCGGTGCCCTCGCGGAACGCCTGGAACAGCTCCTGCCGCTCGGCCACAGGCGTCTCGCCGGTGAGCAGGGGAGCGCCGAGCGCGGCCGAGAGCTCGTCGAGCTGGTCGAGGTACTGCCCGATCACGAGCGTCGGCTCGTCGGGGTGCTGCGCGAGCACGCGGCGCACCGTCTCGATCTTGCGCGGGCTCGAGGCGGCGATGCGGTAGCGGTCGCGGTCGCCCGAGGCGGCGTACTCGAGCCGCTCGTCCTCGTCCAGGTCGATGCGCACCTCGAAGCACTCGGCCGGCGCGATGAAGCCCTGCTGCTCGATCTCCTTCCACGGCGCGTCGAAGCGCTTCGGGCCGATGAGGCTGAAGACGTCCGACTCGCGGCCGTCCTCGCGCACGAGCGTCGCGGTGAGGCCGAGGCGGCGGCGCGCCTGCAGGTCGGCGGTGAGCTTGAACACCGGCGCGGGCAGCAGGTGCACCTCGTCGTAGACGATGAGGCCCCAGTCGAGCGCGTCGAGCACGCCGAGGTGCGCGTACTCGCCGCCGCGCTTGACGGTGAGGATCTGGTAGGTCGCGATCGTGACCGGCTTGATCTCCTTCGTCTGCCCGGAGTACTCGCCGATGTCGTCCTCGGTGAGGCTCGTGCGGGCGAGCAGCTCGGCGCGCCACTGGCGCGCCGAGACCGTGTTGGTGACGAGGATGAGCGTCGTCGTGTCGGTCGCGGCCATCGCGCCGGCTCCGACGATGGTCTTCCCGGCGCCGCACGGCAGCACGACGACGCCCGAGCCGGCGGCGGCGAAGTGGGCCACCGCATCCGCCTGGTACGGCCGCATCGACCAGCCGTCCTCCTCGAGGTCGATCTCGAGCGGCGTGCCGGGCGTGTAGCCCGCGAGGTCCTCGGCGGGCCAGCCGAGCTTCACGAGCTCCTGCTTGAGCTCCCCGCGCGCCCAGTCGACGACGCGGATGCCGTCGGCCGCGGGGCCGGCGAGCAGCGGCTGGATCTTCTTCGACCGCCGCACCTCCTCGAGCACGGGGCGGTCGTCGCTGCGCAGCACGAGGCCCTCGTCGTCGCGCTCGATGACGAGGCGGCCGTACCGGCCGATGGTCTCGCGGATGTCCTGGGCCACGCCGGTCGGGACGGGGAACTTCGCGTGCCGGTCGAGCGTCGCGATGATCTCGTCGGCCGTGTGGCCCGCGGCGCGCGCGTTCCACAGGCCGAGCCGCGTCACGCGGTAGGTGTGGATGTGCTCGGGGGCGCGCTCGAGCTCGGCGAACACCTGCAGCGACTGGCGCGCCGCGGTCGCGTCGGGATGCGCGACCTCGAGCAGCACCGTGCGGTCGGACTGCACGATCAGCGGGCCGGGAAGAGTCATAGCGTTCCAGCGTACCCCTCGAGCGGCGGCGCGGGCACGGGTGCGGGCACGGGCTCGGGTGCGCCGCGCGGCTCGCGCGGGCCGGGCTCAGGTCGCGACGCCGAGGCCCGCGACCTTCGTGATGGCGCTGAGCGGCAGGGTGCGCTCGATGTCGCGGCGGGCGTCGCGGGCGCGCAGTCGGCCGTTCGCGACGGCGAGCGGCACGAGCTCGACGTCGACGGGCTCGTCGCCGGTCGCGACCGTGAGCCGCACGGGCACGCGCTCGCGGATCGCGCCCTGGAGCTGCCGCTCGAGCCACGCGCGCTCCTGGTCGCCGACCTCGAAGCCCGCGTCGCGCAGCCGCGCCACGAGCCGGTGGCGCTCGCGCACGGGCCGCGGCGCGCGCTCGGGCGCGCGCAGCACGAGCTCGCCCTCGTCGTCCTCGAGCACCGCGGGGTAGCGCTCCTCGAGCAGCGCCTGCAGCGCCTCCTCGGCGCTCGTGCGGAAGGTGACGCGATGCGGGCCGGTCTGCCGCGGGCCGGCGCTCACGAGCGCGCGGTCGACCGCGATCGTGCGGATGACCTGCTCGTCGTCGCTGCGCGCCTGCGACCGCGCGCCGCCCTCGGCGATCGGGTCGACGGGCCGCACGCGCAGCGAGCCGAACTTCGCGGCCGTCTCGCGCACGAGGTACGCGACCGGCTGCGGCAGCCCGGTGAGCGACGCCTCGGTGAGGAAGGCGAGCACGTCGTCGACGTCGTCGCCGGCGGCGAGCCCGGCGGCGACGGACTGCCGCGTGAAGCGCCAGTGCGATGCGATCCCGGCCCGCTCGACGCGCGCGATGCGCCGCAGCCGCGCTTCGACCGCGGCCTCGAGCGGCCCCGGCGCGACCGCCGAGAGGTCGGGCTGCAGGTAGACGGATGCGGTGGCCGGGGGTACGTGGGCCGCGAGCGCCGCGCGCGCGGCGTCGGGCCGCTCCCGCAGGTCGACCGCGAGCGTCGTGGGGGCGCCGCGGTCGGCGAGCCCGAGCCGCTGCGCCTGCCGGTGCTGGCGCTGCCGCACCGCGAGCGCGGCGGCGTCGGCGAGCGGGAACTGCGCGCGCGGTTCGGCGGCGACCGCCGCGTGGTCGGGGGTCGCGGCGAGCCACGCCTCGGCGAGCGCCGACCAGCGCTCGGGCACGGGGGCGGCGAGCCAAGCATCGGCGTCGACGGTCGCGCGCAGGCGCCCGTCGCTGCGGTCGAGCAGGCCCGCGAGCAGCGCCGGCTCGAGCCGCTCCTCGAGCTCGGCGGGGTCGGCGTCGACGGCGGCGGCGAGCTCGCGCCCCGTCGCGGCCGGCAGCTGCGCGCGGCTGCGCAGCACGATGGGAGCGTCGGCGACGCGGTGCACGAGCTCCGAGACCTTGATCGCCTCGTCGATCGCCGTCTGCGGCGCCGTCGGGCTCTCGATCGGCTCGGCCTGCGGTGCGTCGACGACCTCGGCCGCAGCGGCGAGGGCGCGCACCCGGGGCAGCGCCGCGCCGTCGACGCCGAGCAGGAGCGCGTCGAGCCGCGGCGTCGACTCGCCGCGGGCGAGTGCGGCGAGCTCGGACGCCGTGCGCCACCGGAGCGCGGCCGCGATCGACGCATCCGTCACGAGGTGCTCGGCGAGGTCGAAGGTCGAGCCGAGCTGCGCCGGCGCCTGCCGCTCGACGACCAGCAGGTCGAGCGCGTCGTCCGGCATCGCCTGGATGCGGGCTGCGAGCTCGACCACGTCCATCAGCGCCGGCGGGCCTTGCCGGAGGCGCTGAGCACGACGAGCGCGACGACGCAGACGATCATGACCGGCAGCGCGACGAGCGGCAGCCAGTACGCCCACTGCCACAGCACGCCCGCGAAGAACGGGTTGCCGTCGCGGAATGCGACGTGCGCGAGCGTGGCGGCGAAGCCGAGCACGGCGATCGCCCCGAAGACGACCACGAGCACGGCGAGGACGCGCTCGACGGCCTCGCGCACCGGGCGCGGCTCGGGCGCGCCGACCTGCGCCCGCTTCCTGGGGCGCTGCGTCGGGTTGCTGCTGGCCTTCGGCATCCGCCCAGGATATCGCGGGCACGGGGCGCGCGCCGACGTCGCTACGCTGGGGCGAGCGGCAGCACGCCGCCTGGATCTGCAGCGGGAGGGTGTCATGCCGACGGGCAGGGTGAAGTTCTTCGACGAGGCCAAGGGCTTCGGCTTCATCGCCGGTGACGACGGCGGCGAGGTGTTCCTGCACGCGTCGGCGGTGCCCGAGGGCGTGCACGTCAAGCCCGGCGCGAAGGTCGAGTACGGCGTGGCCGACGGCCGCCGCGGCCCGCAGGCGCTCTCGCTGCGCCTCATCGGGCCGAGCGCCGTGAAGGCCGCGCGCCGCGACACCGAGGACATGGCGATCATCGTCGAGGACCTCGTGCGCCTGCTCGACACGATCGGCAACGACCTGCGTCGCGGCCGCTACCCGAGCGCCGCGCACGGATCGACCGTCGCGCAGATGCTGCGGAGGGTCGCCGATGACCTCGACGCCTGAGCACGAGCAGCGGCACGAGCACGCGCACGAGCACCGTCACGCCGAGCCCGACGACGTCGACGCCTCGGTCGAGCGCGTCGACCCCGCTGCGGTCGCCGCGCACGTGACCGACCCGCGGTCGGTGCCGTCCCCGTCCGAGGCGCCGGCCGAGCCGGTGGCGGATGCGTCGGCCGAGCCGAGCGGAGAGGTCGCCGACGAGACGGTCACGACGGGCACCGCTGCGCCCGCGTCGAAGGCCGACACCGAGCCCGAGCCCGCCCCCGAGGCGGCGGCCCCCGCGCCGCAGCCCGAGCCCACGACGCCGACGCTCGAGGAGCTCGAGCTCGCGCTCGCGGCCCTCGACGAGGTCGCCCCGAAGGGCGCCGTCGGCGAGGTGCGGGACGCGCTGCTCGAGCCGGGCCGCGGCCCCGCGCAGGTCGTCGCCATCCGCCACGCGTCGACGCTCGCCGGATACCCCGACTGGAGCTGGACCGTGCTGCTCTCGCGCGGGCTCGAGGGCGGCCCGACCGTGCTCGAGGTGGCGCTGCTGCCGGGCGAGACGTCGCTGCTCGCTCCCGCGTGGGTGCCGTGGGCCGATCGGCTCGCCGACTACCTCGCGGCCAAGGAGGCCGCCGGTGCCGACGACGACGAGCTCGAGGGTGAGGACGACGAGCTCGAGTCCGATCTCGAGGAGGACCTCGAGGACGACTTCGACGACGACTTCGACGTCGAGGCCGCGGCCTGGGACGACGAGGCGGGCGAGCCGGACGTCGACGGCGAGGGGCTCGAGGCTGTCGCCGACGGACCCGAGGCCGACGCCGAGCCCGACGACGCGCGCTGACGCCGCATCCACCCGCCCCTGACGCCGTGCTCGGGCGCGCGCCCGAGCACGCCCGCGTCGCAGCGCGCCGCGGCCCGGCTCAGCGCCGGTCGAGCAGGAAGTCGAGGCAGCGCGTGAGCTGCTCGACGTCGCTCGGCTCGATCGCCGCGAAGGTGGCGACGCGCAGCTGGTTGCGGCCGAGCTTCCGGTAGGGCTCGGTGTCGACGACGCCGTTGGCGCGCAGCGCCTTCGCGAGCGCGGCCGCGTCGACCGACTCGTCGAAGTCGATCGTCACGACGACGTTCGAGCGGTGCTCGGGGTCGGCGACGAACGGCGTCGCCTCGGCACGGCCCTCGGCCCACGCGTAGAGCGTGCCCGACGACTCCGCGGTGCGCGCGGTCATGGCATCGAGCCCGCCGGCGCCGAGCATCCACTGCACCTGCTCGTCGAGCAGCAGCAGCGTCGCGAGCGCGGGGGTGTTGAGCGTCTGGTCGAGGCGCGAGTTCGTGACGGCCTGCTGCAGCGAGAGGAACTCGGGGATGTAGCGGCCCGAGCCGGCGATGCGCTCGATGCGCTCGATCGCCGCGGGCGATGCGAGCGCGAGCCACAGGCCGCCGTCGGCTGCGAAGTTCTTCTGCGGCGCGAAGTAGTAGACGTCGCTCTCGGCGACGTCGACGGCGAGGCCGCCCGCCGCGCTCGTCGCGTCGACGACCGTGAGCGCATCCGACTGGCCGCGCACGACCGGGTGGAAGACGCCGGTCGACGTCTCGTTGTGGGGGTAGGCGACGACGTCGACGCCCTCGACGTGCTCGAGCGTCGGGCGCGAGCCGGGATCGGCCGTCGCGATCGACGGCGCCTCGAGCCACGGCGCGGCCGCGGCCTTCGCGAACTTGGCGCCGAACTCGCCGAAGGCCAGGTGGTGCGAGCGGCGCTCGATGAGGCCGAACGCCGCGGCGTCCCAGAACGCGGTCGACCCGCCGTTGCCGAGCAGCACCTCGTAGCCGTCGGGCAGGGCGAAGAGCTCGGCGAGGCCCTCGCGCACCGAGCGGACGAGCGACTTGACCGGCGCCTGCCGGTGGCTCGTGCCGAGGAGGTCCATGCTCGACTGCAGGCGCGCGACCTGCTCGGGCCGCACCTTCGACGGGCCGCAGCCGAAGCGTCCGTCGGCGGGCAGGAGGTCGGCGGGGATGACGATGTCGCTCACAGGACGATCTTAGGAGCGCGCCGCAATAGGGTGGAGCAGCGGACGCGCGGCAGGAGAGGGAGGTGCGGATGACCGATCTCGTCGACACGACAGAGATGTACCTCCGCACGATCCTCGACCTCGAGGAGGAGGGCATCGTGCCGCTGCGGGCTCGCATCTCCGAGCGCCTGAACCACTCCGGCCCGACCGTCTCGCAGACCATCGCGCGCATGGAGCGCGACGGCCTCGTCATCGTCGGCGCCGACCGCCACCTCGAGCTCACCGAGGAGGGGCGCGCCCTCGCCACTCGCGTGCTGCGCAAGCATCGCCTTGCCGAGCGGCTGCTCGCCGACGTCATCGGGCTCGACTGGAGCCTCGTGCACGACGAGGCGTGCCGCTGGGAGCACGTCATGAGCGAGCAGGTCGAGCGCCGGCTGCTCGCGCTGCTCGGCAACCCGACCGAGTCGCCCTACGGCACGCCGATCCCCGGGCTCGAGGAGCTCGGCCTGCAGCCCGCCGCGCCGTTCCTCCACGGGGTCGTCCCGGCGACGGATGCGCGGGGCGCGCGGGTCGTCCGGCGGCTGGGGGAACCCATCCAGTTCGACGTCGAGGGGCTCGCCGAGCTCCAGGCGGCGGGCGTCGTGCCCGGCGCGCTCGTCGAGGTGACGGAGGCGGCCGGACGCATCCGCCTCGCCGTCGCGGGCAACGGCGCGATCGACCTGCCGCTCGAGCTCGCGCAGCACATCTACCTCGACGCCTGACGCTGCGCGAGGAGCCCGCGCGTTCAGGGTTCGTGGAGGCGGCGTGCAGGCTCGCCGGTACCCTGCGCGCCGATTGTGACGGATTGGTAACGGTGGGTTAGTCTCCCCGGGTCAGCCCTGCACCTCGCGGTGCGGGGGCTTGCACGAAGTCCTGGGGGAACACCGTTCTGATGAAGCAGCACTCGACGGCCGTGGCCGTCCCGACGAGCCACGCCCGCCCGGCTGTCGGCCGCATGCGCCAGGGCGCCAAGAGCATCGGCGTCGTCTGCATCGCCGCGGCGCTCGTGGGCGCGCTCTCGCTGCCCGCCGCGGCCTTCTCGCCGCAGGGCGAGCAGTTCTCGCAGCAGGAGCTCGCGAGCGTCGTCGCGGAGAACTCGCAGACCGTCACGGTCGCGACCGACGCTCGCGTCGAGGCGATCGGCCGCGACGGCATCTCCGGCACGACCGCCGAGGAGCTCGAGGCGGCGCGCGCTGAGGCCCGCGAGGCGGAGGAGCAGCGCCAGAGCGAGCTCGCCGCGGCCCGCGAGCAGGTGGCGGCGAACGCTGCCGGCGCGCCCGCCGCCGCGGCACCTGTCAGCATCCCGGCCAACAGCGGCATCGTGGGCATCGCCCA is a genomic window containing:
- a CDS encoding sensor histidine kinase, which produces MARLLGRMSLAGRITALIVVVMMLGLALAGVGTLSIIRDAQTAEVDRELEQAMRAFTSEEVTRSDSPEQCDLAQRMPNTYYLGVADAAGTMLCDNKLPSAMNPDLSGLSIATVAEEDGAFTLLSIDRQTRWRTIVAPSTVQGTGELLISVVAVDLSATESATATFTLVFAGFSVLATVLGAALTRILAVSTLRGLRKTAAEAQRFADGDYDTRLTGEHPRTEVGSLQLSLNTMLDRIEAAIEQRDESVARMRQFVGDASHELRTPLVAVRGYAELYRMGAISKPEDVKNAMERIEGEAKRMGRLVEDLLLLARLDERRPLDLQPLDLVPLVNDAASDTRVSSPDRPVTVLAIDADALAPVAGAAVPTPQGSGVFTPPPLTPPAIVQGDEHALRQLLSNLIGNATRYTPDGTPLELGVGVSVQRREAVMHVIDHGEGIPPELRKRVFERFFRADESRARDTGGTGLGLAIVQGIVRAHSGRLDVVETPGGGATFRIAIPLADDESVMALSRRLRPESVSTTSGDPQVASHRRG
- a CDS encoding response regulator transcription factor; translation: MTEPSAKILVVDDEPHIRDLLTTSLRFGGFDVRAVANGAAAISAVLEDEPDLILLDVMLPDISGFGVTKRLRASGFASPILFLTAKDDTEDKITGLTVGGDDYVTKPFSLDEIIARIKAILRRTMAETDDATIDVGELSMNQDTHEVSVAGEEIELSPTEFKLLRYLMLNANRVLSKAQILDHVWEYDFNGDVGIVESYISYLRRKIDDRVEEPMIVTKRGFGYMLKSPK
- a CDS encoding DNA repair helicase XPB translates to MTLPGPLIVQSDRTVLLEVAHPDATAARQSLQVFAELERAPEHIHTYRVTRLGLWNARAAGHTADEIIATLDRHAKFPVPTGVAQDIRETIGRYGRLVIERDDEGLVLRSDDRPVLEEVRRSKKIQPLLAGPAADGIRVVDWARGELKQELVKLGWPAEDLAGYTPGTPLEIDLEEDGWSMRPYQADAVAHFAAAGSGVVVLPCGAGKTIVGAGAMAATDTTTLILVTNTVSARQWRAELLARTSLTEDDIGEYSGQTKEIKPVTIATYQILTVKRGGEYAHLGVLDALDWGLIVYDEVHLLPAPVFKLTADLQARRRLGLTATLVREDGRESDVFSLIGPKRFDAPWKEIEQQGFIAPAECFEVRIDLDEDERLEYAASGDRDRYRIAASSPRKIETVRRVLAQHPDEPTLVIGQYLDQLDELSAALGAPLLTGETPVAERQELFQAFREGTERVLVVSKVANFSVDLPDASLAVQVSGSFGSRQEEAQRLGRLLRPKGGRTASFYTIVARDTVDQEFALGRQRFLAEQGYAYTILDEHELGVADRATA
- a CDS encoding helicase-associated domain-containing protein; its protein translation is MDVVELAARIQAMPDDALDLLVVERQAPAQLGSTFDLAEHLVTDASIAAALRWRTASELAALARGESTPRLDALLLGVDGAALPRVRALAAAAEVVDAPQAEPIESPTAPQTAIDEAIKVSELVHRVADAPIVLRSRAQLPAATGRELAAAVDADPAELEERLEPALLAGLLDRSDGRLRATVDADAWLAAPVPERWSALAEAWLAATPDHAAVAAEPRAQFPLADAAALAVRQRQHRQAQRLGLADRGAPTTLAVDLRERPDAARAALAAHVPPATASVYLQPDLSAVAPGPLEAAVEARLRRIARVERAGIASHWRFTRQSVAAGLAAGDDVDDVLAFLTEASLTGLPQPVAYLVRETAAKFGSLRVRPVDPIAEGGARSQARSDDEQVIRTIAVDRALVSAGPRQTGPHRVTFRTSAEEALQALLEERYPAVLEDDEGELVLRAPERAPRPVRERHRLVARLRDAGFEVGDQERAWLERQLQGAIRERVPVRLTVATGDEPVDVELVPLAVANGRLRARDARRDIERTLPLSAITKVAGLGVAT
- a CDS encoding cold-shock protein, with the translated sequence MPTGRVKFFDEAKGFGFIAGDDGGEVFLHASAVPEGVHVKPGAKVEYGVADGRRGPQALSLRLIGPSAVKAARRDTEDMAIIVEDLVRLLDTIGNDLRRGRYPSAAHGSTVAQMLRRVADDLDA
- a CDS encoding DUF3027 domain-containing protein encodes the protein MTSTPEHEQRHEHAHEHRHAEPDDVDASVERVDPAAVAAHVTDPRSVPSPSEAPAEPVADASAEPSGEVADETVTTGTAAPASKADTEPEPAPEAAAPAPQPEPTTPTLEELELALAALDEVAPKGAVGEVRDALLEPGRGPAQVVAIRHASTLAGYPDWSWTVLLSRGLEGGPTVLEVALLPGETSLLAPAWVPWADRLADYLAAKEAAGADDDELEGEDDELESDLEEDLEDDFDDDFDVEAAAWDDEAGEPDVDGEGLEAVADGPEADAEPDDAR
- the serC gene encoding phosphoserine transaminase → MSDIVIPADLLPADGRFGCGPSKVRPEQVARLQSSMDLLGTSHRQAPVKSLVRSVREGLAELFALPDGYEVLLGNGGSTAFWDAAAFGLIERRSHHLAFGEFGAKFAKAAAAPWLEAPSIATADPGSRPTLEHVEGVDVVAYPHNETSTGVFHPVVRGQSDALTVVDATSAAGGLAVDVAESDVYYFAPQKNFAADGGLWLALASPAAIERIERIAGSGRYIPEFLSLQQAVTNSRLDQTLNTPALATLLLLDEQVQWMLGAGGLDAMTARTAESSGTLYAWAEGRAEATPFVADPEHRSNVVVTIDFDESVDAAALAKALRANGVVDTEPYRKLGRNQLRVATFAAIEPSDVEQLTRCLDFLLDRR
- a CDS encoding metal-dependent transcriptional regulator, yielding MTDLVDTTEMYLRTILDLEEEGIVPLRARISERLNHSGPTVSQTIARMERDGLVIVGADRHLELTEEGRALATRVLRKHRLAERLLADVIGLDWSLVHDEACRWEHVMSEQVERRLLALLGNPTESPYGTPIPGLEELGLQPAAPFLHGVVPATDARGARVVRRLGEPIQFDVEGLAELQAAGVVPGALVEVTEAAGRIRLAVAGNGAIDLPLELAQHIYLDA
- a CDS encoding C40 family peptidase; the encoded protein is MKQHSTAVAVPTSHARPAVGRMRQGAKSIGVVCIAAALVGALSLPAAAFSPQGEQFSQQELASVVAENSQTVTVATDARVEAIGRDGISGTTAEELEAARAEAREAEEQRQSELAAAREQVAANAAGAPAAAAPVSIPANSGIVGIAQSQLGAPYVWGGSSPSTGFDCSGFTMWVYGQAGHYLPHSSNAQAGYGTPVPASQVAAGDLLVWSGHVGIHVGGDRIIHAATSGKPVKYSSYSAMVAAFGTPEVRRFG